Proteins co-encoded in one Ensifer sp. PDNC004 genomic window:
- a CDS encoding ABC transporter permease has translation MSAQAAAAQPSLFSKLIDSRNLTIGATVTIILVAMALVSYVWTPYSPTAMNFRDKLQGPSLAHWFGTDNFGRDILSMIMVGARNSISVSIVAVLVGAGIGVPLGAWAAARGGWVDGLVMRMSDLAFAFPALLTAVIITAIFGPGATNAMIAIGIFNIPVFARVTRGASMGLWKREYVQAARCAGRGDVAITFLHILPNINHVLLVQVTIQFALAIVAEAGLSYVGLGTQPPMPSWGKMLNDAQTFIYQAPWLAIFPGLAITFAVLGLNLLGDGLRDILDPRVRRQR, from the coding sequence ATGTCCGCTCAAGCAGCCGCCGCGCAACCCAGCCTCTTCTCAAAGCTCATCGACAGCCGAAACCTGACGATCGGCGCCACCGTTACCATCATCCTCGTGGCGATGGCGCTCGTCTCCTATGTCTGGACACCCTATTCGCCGACGGCGATGAACTTCCGCGACAAGCTGCAGGGTCCGAGCCTTGCCCATTGGTTCGGCACCGACAATTTCGGCCGCGATATCCTGTCGATGATCATGGTCGGCGCCCGCAACTCCATCAGCGTCTCGATCGTCGCGGTGCTGGTCGGCGCCGGCATCGGCGTGCCGCTCGGCGCCTGGGCGGCCGCCCGCGGCGGCTGGGTCGATGGTCTTGTCATGCGCATGAGCGACCTTGCCTTCGCCTTCCCGGCGCTTCTGACCGCCGTCATCATCACCGCGATCTTCGGCCCCGGCGCCACCAACGCGATGATCGCGATCGGCATCTTCAACATCCCGGTCTTTGCCCGCGTCACCCGCGGCGCCTCGATGGGGCTCTGGAAACGCGAATATGTGCAGGCCGCGCGCTGCGCCGGACGCGGCGACGTGGCAATCACGTTTCTGCACATCCTGCCCAACATCAACCACGTGCTGCTCGTCCAGGTGACAATCCAGTTCGCCTTGGCAATCGTTGCCGAAGCCGGCCTTTCCTATGTCGGCCTCGGCACGCAGCCGCCGATGCCGAGCTGGGGCAAGATGCTGAACGACGCCCAGACCTTCATCTATCAAGCGCCCTGGCTCGCGATCTTCCCGGGCCTGGCAATCACCTTTGCCGTGCTCGGCCTCAACCTGCTCGGCGATGGCCTGCGCGACATTCTCGACCCGCGCGTGAGGCGGCAACGATGA
- a CDS encoding ABC transporter permease yields MISFIGGRLVSLLLTTLVASVIVFLLMQVLPGDPAVLMLGMNADADAIAALHRQLGLDQPIWIRYLQWIGGFVVGDFGMSLTYSVPIRELLGPRILVTLPLALLSMAISVVVAIAIGVYAAANRGKAGDTVVMGIAQVGVAIPNFWLALLFILLFALKLAWFPASGFAGWEGGIWNGLHSLILPALALGLPLAAILGRVTRSAVIETLGEDFIRTARAKGLSRAGALWKHAVPNALIPVVTIIGLQFSFLLAGTIIIENVFNLPGIGRLVFQAIAQRDLVTVQTLVTLLAASVITINFLVDLVYGYLDPRLSRGGH; encoded by the coding sequence GTGATTTCCTTCATTGGCGGTCGCCTCGTGTCGCTCTTGCTGACGACACTGGTCGCCTCAGTCATCGTCTTTCTGCTGATGCAGGTGCTGCCCGGCGACCCGGCCGTGCTGATGCTCGGCATGAATGCCGACGCAGACGCGATCGCGGCGCTGCACCGGCAGCTCGGCCTCGACCAGCCGATCTGGATCCGCTACCTCCAATGGATCGGCGGCTTCGTCGTCGGCGATTTCGGCATGAGCCTCACCTATTCGGTGCCGATCCGGGAGCTGCTTGGCCCGCGCATCCTGGTGACGCTGCCGCTGGCGCTGCTCTCCATGGCGATCTCCGTCGTCGTCGCCATCGCCATCGGCGTCTATGCCGCCGCCAACCGGGGCAAGGCCGGCGACACCGTCGTCATGGGCATCGCCCAGGTGGGCGTCGCCATTCCCAATTTCTGGCTGGCGCTTCTCTTCATCCTGCTCTTCGCCCTGAAGCTCGCCTGGTTCCCGGCCTCCGGCTTTGCCGGCTGGGAAGGCGGCATCTGGAACGGCCTGCATTCGCTGATCCTGCCGGCGCTCGCGCTCGGCCTGCCGCTTGCCGCCATTCTCGGCCGCGTCACCCGCTCCGCCGTCATCGAAACGCTTGGCGAAGATTTCATTCGCACCGCCCGCGCCAAGGGGTTGAGCCGCGCCGGCGCTCTGTGGAAGCACGCGGTGCCGAACGCGCTCATTCCCGTCGTCACCATCATCGGCCTGCAGTTCTCCTTCCTGCTTGCCGGTACGATCATCATTGAGAACGTCTTCAACCTGCCAGGCATCGGCCGCCTCGTCTTCCAGGCGATTGCCCAGCGCGATCTCGTGACGGTGCAGACGCTGGTGACGCTGCTGGCGGCCTCGGTCATCACCATCAATTTCCTCGTCGATCTGGTCTACGGCTATCTGGATCCGCGCCTGTCGAGGGGAGGCCACTGA